The following is a genomic window from Mycobacterium parmense.
CCGACGAGACGTCGATATCCGAAATCTGCGCAGATCCACGGAACTCCGGAGGGGTAGGGGCGATGGCGCGTCAAGTTCGATCCGAAGCCACCCGGCGAAAGATTCTCGATGCCGCGATTGATGTCTTCGGCGACGTCGGCTACGCCGCCGCCGCCTGGGGCACCATCATCGAGCGCACGGGGATGACCAAGGGTGCCCTGTATCACCACTTCGACTCCAAGGAGTCGCTGGCGTCGGCCATCATCGAGGAGGGCTCGGACACTCTGCTGGTGGCCTTCCGCAACGTGTGCGGGGCCTCTTCCCCGGCGCTCGAGAACATGATCCACGGCACGTTCACGATCGCGAACGCGGTCCGGTCGGACAAGGTCGCCCGCGCGGCCGAGCAATTGACCTGCGCGCTCAGCGGATTCAACGACGCGGCCGCGATTTTCTGCGCCAGCCTGATGGAGCTGATGTCCGCGGAGGCGCAACGGGCAAGCGAAGAGGGGGACCTGCGGCCCGGCCTCGACCCGAAGATGGTGGGGGAGTCCGTCGTCGGCGACATGCTGGGCACCCGCTTACTGGCCAACGCGGTGCGGGCCACGGGAATCGACGAGGATCTCATCGGGCGCACCGGCCGGATGTGGGAACTCCTCCTGGCCGGCATCGTGAACGAGACGTCGTTGCCCTACTTCCGCCAGTTCCTTGCCCGGGAAGCTTTGCGGCACGCCCAGTCGCAGGCGTCGCTGCTGCCGGACGGCGTGATGGTCCCCGAGGTCAACTAGGTATCGGCCGTCGCGTCCGCGTCACCTCAGACTTCGGGGGTAGCGGGCTGGTAGCGGGGGAACACTCCGGCCGGCGCCGGCAGCGCCGTCCCCGGTGCCAGCCGCGCGCCGATCGCGGTGAACGCGCGTCGCCCGGCCGGCTGCCCCAGCAGGTCCAGAAGTTTGCCGGCCGATTGAGGCATGACGGGCTGCACCAGCAACGCCGCGATGCGGACCGCCTCGCAGGTGGTGTAGAGCACCGCGCGGAACCGCGCCTGGTCGGCGTCGGACTCGCTTTTGCGCAGGACCCACGGCTGCTGCGCCGAGAAGTACCTGTTGGCCTCGCCCAGCATCAGCCAGATCGCCTCGAGCGCCAAGTGCATCGCCTGGGCGTCGAACTGGGCGCGCACCCGCTCCAGCAGACCGTCGGCCGTCGCCAGCAACTCGGTGTCGGCGGGGGTCAGCTCGCCCGGATCGGGCACCACCCCGCCCAGGTTCTTGGCCACCATGGACAGCGACCGCTGGGCCAGGTTCCCCAGCTCGTTGGCCAGGTCGGTGTTGATCCGGGTGACGATCGCCTCCTCGCTGTAGCTGCCGTCCTGACCGAACGGCACCTCCCGCAGCAGGAAGTAGCGCAACTGATCGACGCCGAACGTCTCGGTCAGCGCTATCGGGTCGACGATGTTGCC
Proteins encoded in this region:
- a CDS encoding TetR/AcrR family transcriptional regulator, which translates into the protein MARQVRSEATRRKILDAAIDVFGDVGYAAAAWGTIIERTGMTKGALYHHFDSKESLASAIIEEGSDTLLVAFRNVCGASSPALENMIHGTFTIANAVRSDKVARAAEQLTCALSGFNDAAAIFCASLMELMSAEAQRASEEGDLRPGLDPKMVGESVVGDMLGTRLLANAVRATGIDEDLIGRTGRMWELLLAGIVNETSLPYFRQFLAREALRHAQSQASLLPDGVMVPEVN